The following are encoded in a window of Methylocystis rosea genomic DNA:
- a CDS encoding RelA/SpoT family protein has translation MMRQYELVERVRKYNPRVDEDLLNRAYVYAMKAHGAQTRASGDPYFSHPLEVAAILTDLKLDDATIVAAVLHDTLEDTDATREEIDRLFGEQIGKLVEGLTKIEKLDLVTKQARQGENFRKLLLAVAEDVRVLLVKLADRLHNMRTLHFVPQEKRARIAQETLDIYAPLAGRMGMQRLREELEGLAFRHLMPEAHQTIEQRLHDLRAKNGRIIKRIEDELTKEFEARGITAAVTGRQKTTFSVWRKMERKSISFEQLSDIFGFRIIVGAVEDCYRALGVVHTKWPNVPGRFKDYISTPKQNDYRSIHTTVIGPGHQRVELQIRTAEMHEIARFGIAAHALYKDAVGAHGREQLAKESRAFRWLQETLDLLAHGDNPEEFLEHTRLELFQDQVFCFTPKGGLIALPRGATPIDFAYAVHTKLGDSAVGAKINGRVGPVLSQLKNGDEVEIIRAEGHVPPAAWEGAVATGKARAAIRRATRDAVRQQYAGLGRQIVERAFERAGRVWSEEKLKAALTRLARPSVEDALAAVGRGEIYSGDVVKAVYPDFSEERKAAPTAIGPGEPGWFGVKANANVVFKAPGAKEGSGAIPIRGLRGDAPVRFAPDGGAVPGDRIVGIFTPGEGITIYPIQSPSLTAFDDQPERWLDVRWDIEAGSSALFPVRIVVTALNEPGSLGALATLIGETGANIDNISFKAHSPDFREMTFDLEVADLKHLNGVVTRLRASALVSKVERMIG, from the coding sequence ATGATGCGTCAGTACGAGCTTGTCGAACGCGTGCGGAAGTATAACCCGCGCGTCGACGAGGATTTGCTAAACCGGGCCTATGTCTACGCGATGAAGGCGCACGGAGCGCAAACCCGCGCCTCCGGCGACCCTTATTTTTCCCACCCGCTCGAAGTCGCGGCGATCCTCACCGATCTGAAGCTCGACGACGCGACGATCGTCGCGGCCGTTCTGCACGACACGCTCGAAGACACCGACGCGACGCGCGAAGAAATCGACCGGCTGTTTGGCGAACAGATCGGCAAACTCGTCGAGGGCCTGACCAAGATCGAAAAGCTCGATCTCGTCACCAAGCAGGCGCGGCAGGGCGAGAACTTCCGCAAATTGCTGCTCGCCGTCGCCGAAGACGTGCGCGTGCTGCTCGTCAAACTCGCCGACCGCCTGCACAATATGCGCACGCTGCATTTCGTCCCGCAGGAGAAGCGCGCGCGCATCGCTCAGGAGACGCTCGACATCTATGCGCCGCTCGCCGGCCGCATGGGCATGCAGCGCCTGCGCGAGGAGCTCGAGGGTCTCGCCTTTCGGCATTTGATGCCGGAAGCGCATCAGACCATCGAGCAGCGACTGCATGATCTGCGCGCGAAGAACGGTCGCATCATCAAGCGCATCGAGGACGAACTCACCAAGGAGTTTGAGGCGCGCGGCATCACCGCGGCGGTCACCGGACGCCAGAAGACGACCTTTTCGGTGTGGCGCAAGATGGAGCGCAAGTCGATCTCCTTCGAGCAGCTGTCCGACATCTTCGGCTTTCGGATCATCGTCGGCGCGGTGGAGGATTGCTATCGTGCGCTCGGCGTCGTGCATACCAAGTGGCCCAACGTCCCCGGCCGCTTCAAGGATTACATCTCGACGCCGAAACAGAACGACTATCGTTCGATCCATACGACGGTGATCGGTCCTGGCCACCAGCGCGTCGAACTTCAGATCCGCACCGCTGAAATGCATGAGATCGCGCGCTTCGGCATCGCCGCGCACGCGCTCTACAAGGATGCGGTCGGCGCGCATGGCCGCGAGCAACTCGCCAAGGAAAGCCGCGCCTTCCGCTGGCTGCAGGAAACGCTCGATCTCCTCGCGCATGGCGACAATCCCGAGGAATTTCTCGAGCATACGCGCCTCGAACTGTTTCAAGATCAGGTGTTCTGCTTCACGCCGAAGGGCGGACTGATCGCGCTGCCGCGCGGCGCGACGCCGATCGATTTCGCCTACGCCGTGCACACGAAGCTCGGCGATTCAGCCGTTGGCGCGAAGATCAACGGACGCGTCGGCCCGGTGTTGTCGCAGCTGAAAAACGGCGACGAGGTGGAGATCATCCGCGCCGAGGGGCATGTTCCGCCGGCCGCCTGGGAGGGCGCGGTGGCGACCGGCAAGGCGCGCGCCGCGATCCGGCGCGCGACGCGCGACGCGGTGCGCCAACAATATGCCGGGCTCGGCCGCCAGATCGTCGAACGCGCCTTCGAGCGCGCCGGCCGCGTCTGGAGCGAAGAGAAACTGAAGGCGGCGCTGACCAGGCTCGCGCGGCCGTCGGTCGAGGACGCGCTCGCCGCCGTGGGGCGCGGCGAAATCTATTCGGGCGACGTCGTCAAAGCGGTCTATCCGGATTTCAGCGAAGAGCGTAAAGCCGCGCCCACCGCCATCGGTCCTGGGGAGCCGGGCTGGTTCGGCGTCAAGGCGAACGCCAATGTGGTCTTCAAAGCGCCCGGCGCGAAAGAGGGCAGCGGCGCGATTCCGATTCGCGGGCTGCGCGGCGACGCGCCGGTGCGTTTCGCGCCCGACGGCGGCGCCGTGCCGGGCGACCGGATCGTCGGCATTTTCACGCCGGGCGAAGGCATCACCATCTATCCGATCCAGTCGCCGTCGCTGACCGCCTTCGACGACCAGCCCGAACGCTGGCTCGACGTGCGCTGGGATATCGAAGCCGGCTCTTCGGCGCTGTTTCCCGTTCGCATCGTCGTGACGGCGCTTAACGAGCCCGGTTCGCTCGGCGCGCTGGCGACGCTCATCGGCGAGACCGGCGCCAATATCGACAACATCAGCTTCAAGGCGCATTCGCCGGATTTCCGCGAAATGACCTTCGATCTCGAGGTCGCCGATCTGAAACATTTGAACGGCGTCGTCACGCGGCTGCGCGCGAGCGCTTTGGTGAGCAAGGTCGAGCGGATGATTGGGTGA